The following proteins are encoded in a genomic region of Spirosoma sp. SC4-14:
- a CDS encoding aryldialkylphosphatase: MSFIRTVLGDIPPAQAGITYAHEHLIIEESFPTLANPDFLLNDVDKVSAELTQVYAAGGRTMVDTMPANCGRNVLKLAEVSRRTGIQIVAPTGIHLEQYYPPSHWRYQYSEDQLTRLFIADVVDGIDRYDYNGPIIDRTPHKAGMIKLATGDDPISPHQELIFRAVVNTHRETGVPILTHSNAGRHALKQAELFAKLGADLSHVVISHVDRCQDVAYHRELLKTGVRVEFDSAFRWKKGEENGTYRLLETLLPDFPDQITAGMDAARNTYWRSYGGSPGLTYLLTTFRDELDRRGLSAYWNRLMIENPTALYSFVNSL, encoded by the coding sequence ATGTCCTTTATCCGAACCGTTTTAGGTGATATTCCGCCCGCACAGGCGGGCATTACGTATGCCCACGAGCACCTCATCATTGAGGAAAGCTTTCCGACGCTGGCGAACCCGGATTTTCTGCTGAACGATGTCGATAAGGTATCGGCAGAACTCACACAGGTGTACGCGGCTGGCGGACGAACGATGGTCGATACGATGCCCGCTAACTGCGGTCGGAACGTACTGAAACTGGCGGAGGTATCGCGCCGAACCGGGATTCAGATTGTGGCCCCAACGGGCATTCACCTGGAGCAATATTACCCGCCATCCCACTGGCGGTATCAGTATTCCGAAGATCAGTTAACGCGCCTGTTCATCGCCGATGTAGTCGATGGTATTGATCGCTACGATTACAACGGGCCGATTATTGACCGAACGCCACACAAAGCCGGGATGATCAAACTGGCCACGGGTGATGATCCGATAAGCCCGCACCAGGAGTTGATTTTTCGGGCCGTGGTCAATACCCACCGCGAAACGGGCGTACCGATTCTGACCCATAGTAATGCGGGTCGTCATGCGCTAAAACAAGCCGAGCTGTTCGCTAAACTCGGTGCTGATCTGAGCCACGTGGTCATCTCGCACGTAGATCGTTGTCAGGACGTAGCGTATCATCGGGAGCTGTTGAAAACGGGCGTTCGGGTTGAATTTGATAGCGCCTTTCGGTGGAAAAAAGGGGAAGAAAACGGGACGTATCGACTACTTGAAACGCTGCTCCCCGATTTCCCTGATCAGATTACAGCCGGAATGGATGCCGCCCGAAACACGTACTGGCGTTCCTACGGCGGCTCACCGGGCCTAACGTACCTGCTGACAACCTTCCGCGACGAACTCGACCGACGCGGGCTGAGCGCGTATTGGAACCGCCTGATGATCGAAAATCCAACGGCCTTGTACAGCTTTGTTAACTCCTTATAA